The Apodemus sylvaticus chromosome 4, mApoSyl1.1, whole genome shotgun sequence nucleotide sequence GCAGCTgctccctgggagcactgggagcTGCTAGCTGAGGACTGTGGAGCTGGTCTGACTGGTGGGCCTGTGGACAGGAGTATAGACAGGTCAGGGTGGGTCCCAGCTCCACTCTTCCCCTTATCAGATTCACCCGCATCTCTGCTGCCCTGGTCTCACTTGCTGCTGTCCGAGTGCCGGATCCTGTTTTCCGACGAGGTGGAAGAGTTGGTTGTGCAAGAGGAGAGCGCCCTGGGCTTTTGGATGCAGAGAACAGATTGCAAGTGGGTGATTCCTGAAACAGATCAAGGACCAAAAAAGGACCAGAATGGAGACAGTGTGTAGAATGAAGACAGTGAGCGCTCTGCTGCCTTAAGGCATTAAGGAAAGGAGACAGGAGGTAGGGCGTTGTCTAGAACATGTAAGAAATGTATCAGTCAGCAAGATCGGTGGCAGGccctttcttccttgcttcctctctttttttcaaagcagggtttctctgtgtagccctgactatcctggaactcactctgtagaccaggctggcctcaaactcagagattaggctgcctctgcctctagagtgctgggattaaaggcgcgccaccaccaccacccgctaCTTTCactttatatttacttttttactGTGTGTGACAGACACCTATGTGGCAACGCGCATGTGTAAGCCAGAGGACTGTGTGTGGAGTGTGCTCATCCGTCGACAGTCCTCACCGGTaggtcacagagactgaactctGCTCCATCAGCCTCGATAGAAAGTGCTGTTactcactgggccatctcaccgacttatttatcattttttgaaATGAGGGAGtctggtagcccaggctggattcAAGCTCAGCATATAGCCCCaggggatgaccttgaattccggATCTTCCTGGCTCTATCCAGAGTCTTGGAATTATGAGTagtacttgtttgtttatttatgctTGTCTCATCCATTTATGAGAAGCTGGGGAGTCCAACCGGGGCAAACACTAGCCCTCTGGCTATGTCTCCAACCCAACCGCTCAATCCTAAGAATCGCAGGGGTCGAATGACTGTCTCCCTCTGCCCAGTAAGGGAACCACGCTAGGCCTTCAGCGTCTCCTGCACCTTGTCTCGGTATATGCACGCACCCCACCCTCCACACTCACCTTCTTTATGCTGGAGGGCTTCTTTCCAGATGCTGCCCGAACAGCCCTCGCTGACCCCTTCTTATCGCTGCTCCGGAGCCCAGTTAGGCTGCTTGGTGGTGGCGTGCTCCAAGAACTCACAGTGGGCAGCAGATCCCGGACAGGGCTGTACTTCAGCACGAATGTCTCCCGGCGGGGGTTGGCCTTCCCTCTGGGGCTGGGCCTTCCGGGGCCTGTACCAGCAGCACTCTCCCTGTCTTGCAGGGCACACGCCTCCAGCTGAGCTGCCAGGCGGTTGGCTTCATCAAGGATCTCCTCCAGCTTCTCTGGGCTGAGAGGGCCCAAGCTGAACCTCACACCCTGGAGGGCAGGGGCTACTGCATTCGGGTTACTCCGATGGGAGAGGCCCCGACGGAGTGGTTTCTCTGGGCTCAGTAATACTGTTATGTCTTCTTCCTCATGACTGAAAAACAAATAGGGCACCATGCTGGACAACAGACTCGCTGTAGGCGAGTCAGGGACAGTCCCAAACCCTGACTCCATTTTGGCCATGAGAAATGCTTTTAGGTGAGGAAAACCTGCTTCTACTCcccttttctgagacaaggtctcaactCTACAGACCAGAATAATCTCAAATTTAAAAtcccctctgccttctctccttctccccccccccctcattgTACTCTAGTCaatcctgggggaggggggcggtcTGCAGGGCTTGCCTCAACATGCCCAAGCACATTTACCTTTCATTTCCATTTCCCCCCAATATCCCTCCAGCGTCTCCC carries:
- the Psrc1 gene encoding proline/serine-rich coiled-coil protein 1 isoform X1 → MEDLKEDIKFIVDETLDFGGLSPSDSHEEEDITVLLSPEKPLRRGLSHRSNPNAVAPALQGVRFSLGPLSPEKLEEILDEANRLAAQLEACALQDRESAAGTGPGRPSPRGKANPRRETFVLKYSPVRDLLPTVSSWSTPPPSSLTGLRSSDKKGSARAVRAASGKKPSSIKKESPTCNLFSASKSPGRSPLAQPTLPPRRKTGSGTRTAASPPVRPAPQSSASSSQCSQGAAAKSSSRLPVPSAPKPATRVPLTGRSIAPGKGALAPDSLSTRRGHPSATGHRAPVSHRTNLPTTSAARGRLQPLRKAAVPGATR